In Aedes albopictus strain Foshan chromosome 3, AalbF5, whole genome shotgun sequence, the genomic window tgttatgtaacatgcatgaaacatctaactctggtttgtttgttcagattaggttccatatgcgtttCAGAAAACTTGACTgttttttcattttgacagttctctaacttgtgacaaagaaggtgcaataaagtaacaagtaacttcagtagcttttatggtgtgttgagcatcgattctctcacagagcttttggtgtagtatgcaaggtgagtagataatactcctggtgtccatggttcgagtctggacaaaatcttttcccaacttttttatcattcctcctcgtttatgttgcataagaattcagaatccgcgctttttgggtttcaaagaagaagcaattgtgttctgtcgtccgtaatacggacagtgaataaattgcactaaggttgctgttactggattagcaacaagtcgtgttgcttgggtagtcagGTACCAAGGGATAAAGTGCCAAGCTTTTGGAGGCTTCGTAGTCGATATCAGATGGAGTTCTCTACAGGGAAGCGCTTCGACTCGTTTAGTGTAGTCGGTGAACACTGCGACATAATCTACAACCGATCCTCGTTTAGAGGCAGAACTCATATTAATTAGGGGTGGTTAAaggaagcttcttcttcttcttcttcttggcgtaacgtcctcactgggacaaagcctgcttctcagcttagtgttctatgagcacttccacagttattaactgagagcttcctctgccaatgaccattttgcatgtgtatatcgtgtggcaggcacgaagttactctatgcccaaggtagtcaaggaaatttcctttacgaaaagatcctggaccgaccgggaatcgaacccgtcaccctcagcatggtcatgctgaatacccgtgcgtttaccgcctcggctatatgggaagcTCTCTAACGCATCAAAGGTGGAATCATCAAACAATCAACGGAAACACGATCCGATGGAGCCATTTGCAAGCTTTCGCTGTtcgtttggggctccgcagtgcctcaaacgagATTTTTCCTTCCGCAGTAAGAAAATGTTAGTGCTTGGTCGTTGGAGTTGCAGCATGCATTTTGTGGCTTATAAACATCATATTGGATGGCCTGGGCCTTCGTTGTAGGTATGTGGTGCTAGcagttctggaatttctccaacatcGAGCGCTCACTCTGCAGGAATTGCATTTTCTTGTCAAAGTCGGGCAGGTTACCGTGCTCCAGGGTCATTTCCCACAGCTGTAGCGTCTGATCAACCTCCCAACTGGTGGCGAACTTTGTCAGCAAGAGACATCGCGTTGACTTTTATGCCTTGGTACTCTAACAAATCGTTCCCTCTGATCAACAAAGTGACCAGACGAGGATTTCCGCCAGTCAAAGAAGATCGGCACCGTCGGTGAATTCTTGCGTGAACATCGAGAAGAGGACATGTCCACCAACCACCAGCCGTCAAAGTAAACTGTACCTGAAGTGGGTGAAGTATTCGAGATGCTACACACCGGAATTTGAGAAACCTGTCATGCATGAGACATAGCTGCTCATCCATCTTAGTGAACAGGTCACGTGGAAGATCCGGCACATCATCGGAAACCTGGTGAAGGCAAACCACGACCCGTCAAAGATGAGATCATTGTTTCTGCGGGTGTACCAGAAGGAGTAAGGCTACTACCAGGAGTACGACCACCTTCACCAGGAGATCTTGGATCGTATTTCGATATCGGAGTTTGAGCAGCAGGATTTCAACCGGTTGCACATGCACACCGCAGCGCTGCTAAGATTAGAGCAACTATCCGCGAGCTTGGCTGGTAAGTGCCATATCAGCGAGAGCGAGTTTTCATATGGATGGAAGTTTCCATATTCAGCTATACAcaagagcccatatagccgaggcggtaaacgcacgggtattcagcacgaccatgctgagagtgacgggttcgattcccggtcggtccaggatcttttcgtaaaggaaatttccttgatttccttgggcatagagtatcttcgtgcctgccacacgatatacgcatgcaaaaatggtcattggcagaggaagctctcagttaataactgtggaagtgctcatacaacactaagctgagaagcaggctttgtcccaatgaggacgctacgccaagaagagagagagagagatattcAGCAACACGTGAATTCCATCACAGAGGACCTCTACGACTCATCTAGTCTAGAGACGCCAGCCATCTCTGAGACATCTAATGGTGAACCGAACACCGTTCACAGGGAACTCGATAGCTCATCTTGTACCAACGAGGGAACTGCGTCACATAACGAGATGTGGCCAGTGAAGATCAGCAATGCGAGAAACAAAAGCAGACTTTTCTCGAGGCAGAATTCACACCCACGAAGGTATCCAGCCGGTCCTATGGACAGCTATCGAGTGGCACTGCGATACCCATCCAGGTCAATGTTATAAAGTTCACaggttaaggtcccattagacatgacaaatatttggccaaacaaacccaacaaatgaccaacacaacgtaaatcatggcaacctcggatgaatgtcggactaacatggcaaatatttgtcattatgacaaacagtctaatgaccCCTTTAGGCCCATCGtacaaagtggtgtttgtgatacgataattttgaagtagtagtcgtgtcatgtcaactttGGCAAaccgaaatcgcacgaagttgccgaaggcgacgtcacgttccagaagctgcgaacaaattttctggcgaacgtgacgtcgcgatcagctgatcggtttgtttacatatttttggcgacaaatacaggcaaaccTATACGTTCaaccggacctgtgaataattgacatcgcaTCCAGGTAATCTTACCAGCCACCGGACCTTCTGGAAGTATGCGGATTCGCAACCAATCAAAGTGCGATCGCAAGGAGCAACTATGGTCTAATCAACGTTTGTAGATTAGACCATAGTTGTCTATGAGCACAAAACGTGGACTTGGAAGGAGTTGCGTTACATCAACTGCggtgtgcagatggaagacgggaacttggagaaggcgatagaaccacgagctgcatcagctgcttagagaaccaaccatcgtcaacACCGCGAAAGTCGGGAGGCAGGTCAGGTGGGTAGGTCATggcatcagaatgtcggatagcaatccgattataatggttctcgagagcaatccaaccggtacaagaagatgtgatTCGCACCGATCTGGATGGGTGGAGCAAGTGGAGGGCGACTTCGTGGAGTGCGGAATTGGAAACGCACAGCATTGGACCAAGTCAAGAcggctcctacgtacagcagagaacACTCAGGCACTAGTTTGACGGGTAAGGTAAGATAAGGAAAACTGACGCAAAAAGGGAAGTGGTGTTCGTTTTAGTTGaccatttctccaacaattctgaTGGGGCCGTCCTGAACAGCCAAACGACATCGGAACAGATCGACCGCTGCAAGAAGAACTTCAGATAGGTATTCCTCGGAAAATCATCACAGACTAAGCTCGACAATTCATTAGATATACAACATGTCGGAACATAGCTAGCATTTAACTGTAAGCACTCCGATGTTTGGATGATCGATCATCTAGCGAGTCAGAGAATTCATCAACCAAGTCTCCAATTGAGCAGTCAACAAAACCGGGACTAACCGCGGAGGATCCGATGggtgttgtggagcggacctggtgtgatggttaaagcacgtgactatcacgccgaggacctgggatcaaacccCACTCCCCAACAGCTCCCAACTAACTCCCAACTCAGAATAATCTAAAAGTGTGTTTTTCAGAGCAGGGTTGCCAAATCATCGATGCGAGAATGTCGGTGTAGCCACTTGTGGTCTTTACGCGGACTATGCCGTGGACTATACTATTGGAAGCTGGGTGGTGTATCGATGAAGGTTTCTATAGATCAGCACAAGGAGAACTCATAGCACCAATGGCATCGTTGGATAGGTCATCGTGACTGGGCAGCAGTTGAACAGATTAACAAGAAGTAGCTAGCAACTGGCATGAAGGTAAGCGGCTGAGGGCACAAGCTGCAGCCATGGTGTGCGAGTGTTGCTTAGAAGGAAAGGGGGGCATCACACCGAAGTCTACTGCCCCGTattccccgagcagaggagaatatcaaattaataactacgaaatcgcataacctgtttttatatcttattttgttattatttatttatcaaggcatagcttttccataacaaattttgttggacattcacattttgttataatcaagctattgatatacaatatacattcactcaatttCATTCCAATAACATgtattgttgaagtacaagttttgttattgttatactattgatcaacaatagcacaacagtaacaagttttgaaatcaaagcaacaattcgataataatgacctgtccttttgttttgttccatttttataTTCAATTAGGACGGAAATTTCTGATctaatcctctgaaaattccttaaataatattcggaaaaacacttggaagttctAGAAGAGGCCTTTGATACCCTGGAGAAGTATTCAAAAGAACTCCTCACGCAACCTTCCTAgagattccaaaagtaattcttctgagcaattattacaaTTCTTGACAAAATCCCTTAAAATAACTCCTCgagaatttttcggaaaaaaactcctggtgaaattctcaaaaaaaatcagagaaatcttaagatgaaattcgggacaaataatcacgggaaattctggaggaatttctagaggagcttTCGAAAATCTGGGTAGtctaagctagaaatcgaaagataaaaagtagttctttcaaatgaggaaaaataattactGTTTtattacactgaggatactgttcgtatgcttttcagagtttgcatcttatgaataagtaatttttatttttttttcatcatttcatagctctcgtatgcttttcatacattgaaaagcgaaatccataagacttgtcgtatgaaaaatctcataagaagcatcgaatgaaaatcataagatgtgttgtgaaacaccattgctaaaaaacaacaaaaccttttattggcttctaacaacccctccgtaacttgacagatgagctcagtttcgcgtacctacttgcaaatcgcagatgtcgctactgttcgtaaacaacgggtccatccttcactgacgcaacaatttttgtccatgcgaaaacatctttttgtttcgtgatgagtggaagccaacaagaggctagcgtttcgtatcaaaaggacgtattaaacagaagcgcaaaaactaatgttcattaaattgaaattatttagatttttatttttgttgttctaaggaatgtaataaaagcacatgtttaaacagTCTttcatattaattggtgactgcgcatactagaccaaaccgaagatcaaactcgaaaaaaaaatgattatttttaacttccattttggctttgccgccagatatgtagctgtaaaatgttagcataagtaacctaatttattacttgctggtgcttaataaccgcactagaagaaaacatgagtttcttattaattttatgaaagccgactattttgcctttacccgttttatagatataatgttcgcttctagtaaacaaattcatcatgccgcacttaatttgcatttatttaccacaaaaaagcggaaacaacaaattaaggtttcagtttaatgttttaatattttttgtgcgggttgttattgtcggttttcgtccttttcaaaaatagcgcttgccgctttgaatctgacagtaccacccggaccaaattttttcggtacgctgacgttgttcagcagctgtcaagaagctcccgggttggcttctaaccacttctacttccgaagcgtcgatgggcgtatgagtaaagcacgcactcgccaaccttgacgttcctggttcgattccaggttgtgttttttttatttgtgcaaaatatttcataaaagtatgtatgatagtcatacgaaataatttcagattttatacgttatcggtatggttttcatacgtgagtgttatgaaatttatacagtaacagtatgacaataatagttggtgctttgaaaccaaaatcatagttcgtaactatgattttcgcaagaaattcttgtggcaaaaaatcatagttgattcgtttGATTTtcagagttgcagtatcctcagtgtaggaaacccaagagttctggaaagccaaagttgagccatttgtatgaagatttcacttttttgagctccgtcccgaaagggatataataagtattataattaacttacacgctaagaaaaagttactctaaaatgagtaagattcacacaaaactgagctaaactggaacagctaaaaaaatgagtaactggcatttccagcgataacgctggcccaagtgcaaaatccaaccaattgaggccgtataatattcttcaggATTTACGGGATTTGTGCTTGTTCCTCAACGGATCGGGATAAAACCAACCGTTTCTAATGGTTTGTGTTGATGATTTCCTCATCGCTGCTACGGAAGCCGAGATGGCGGACCAAAAGTACATAGTTGAAGTTCGTCACCTCCTCGAGATGGAAATCACGCGGGTAGTCGGAGTGCTCAAGATCTTCCTGCGTAGTAACTAGATCACTATACTGTTTGTGAAACACAGGGTAAAACAGGTAAAAACGTTCAAGTCTTCGATGGATCCGATGTACCTGAAAGAAGTCGGCGATTAAGACATCTTCGAGGATTCGACCAAGTGCCTTAGTGAAGCGGAATCTATAAAACTAATACTTCGATGAGAAATGCAGTGAGATTTAGAAGGAGAATGCAGCGCAGCCGCTAATGCTGCAGCATGTATCCGGCAGAATGAGGAAAGGTACAAACAGAAACAGCAGATCTGCCTTTTTCGAAAGAAAACATGTCGCATGCAAGATGCGTAGTGCGAGGAAAAGGAACAGCTGTAGCGTTTTCGATAACCaaagaagttctaccagaagttcgacgcatcccgcaaaggcttcgtgccgttAGTCGAAATGTACAGGGATAAGAATGGAAGCCTCATAATGAAATAAATTGAGGTGATTGAAAGATAGAAGCACTTCTATGAGCGTCTGAATGGTGCGGAGAAGGTAGACACTAGGGATCAATGTCGTGAAGGAAACGTCAGTGTATAGCAGAGGACGATAATGAACCACCTTTCTTGCTGTATCAACCTAAGAATATCTTCCAAGTGCTCACAAGCAGCCAATCCGCTTATAAGCATGGTATCGCAACTTATCAAGATATGTTCAGATTGTATATTTGTCGTATCTCAATCGGGAGTACCATAAaaccgaagaccacattatcaagaagacttgcagcactgctgaaaatcgggagtcactgctagcagcgccaccccggatgaaggtggcactattcatgatagtgtgtgtaaattttcatactcgcaccaatacactcttacacttttacacaaaggtaaCACCTTATttcaccaggcggcggtgccgtcggtgacacATGCTGTTAGTATCGGAaaataaaacatagaaaaaattTACGCATTTTAATGGTACCCATTTCCCACTCACCTTGGCGTTGTGGTCGTAGTGGTGGTGGTCGTGGTagtggttgtcgtcgtcgtcgacgaagccagaagtttctccagcagttcctgttGTTTCTGTTGTTCCAGCAGTTTTTCGATCGAAAGCGGCGTCGTCGAGGGTGTTGGCCATCCTGTGAATTCCGTCGTGGCACGAGTGGGTGGTCCCTTGCGGATCAGTATGTCCGGTGAGGCGGGGCCTTCGGCATGCGAGGGTTTCGGGGTGGTGATGCGACCTGCGCCAGGTTTCTTGATGACAGTACCCGGTCGACTGGGGAAGACTACCTTGTAGCTGCTTCCGGCTGCGTTTCCGGCGGCAGTGCTGCTCGGAGGCGACGGAGGCTGCGGTTTGGACTCGTTGAATCCGGTAGGAAGCAATGCCGACACGTCTTTGAATTGGATCTTACTGAGGAGGCTAGTTGGATCGATGACCTCTGGTTCGTGTACCTTTTCGTCGGCGGGAGGTTTGTAGCCCGGTGGAAGGAACTTGCTGACGTCTTCATTGAATGAGACTGACGCTTTGGTGGATGTCTCTGATTTGGGAGCTTTGTATCCCGGTGGAAGGAATTTGCTGATGTCATCGCTGAATACTATTTTCGATTCTTCCTTAGGAGCTTTGTAACCAGGAGGTAAAAACTTGCTAATATCATCGTCGATAACGGACGATGCGGTGGTAGTTGGTTTCTTGGTTGTCTTGAAACTTTTATATCCTGGAGGAAGTAACTTGCTAACATCATCGTCGATGATGGCTGGTTTCGGGGCCTTGGTGCTGGGTCCAGATTCCGCCGGAGGTTTATAACCTGGAGGTAGGAAGGAGCTGACATCAACCTTCTGCACCTTTTTCAGCACGTCCAGCGTACCATTGGGCTTCTCGTTGACCTTGATCTTACTGATAAGTTCCTTCAAATTGTTGGTTGTTTTAACTTCCTCTTCAGTGCGGTTCAAACGATAGTCCTTCGGCAGAAGTGAACTCAACTCCTGAACTGGGACGTTGCTCTTGTAGGATCGACTGATGTTCGCCGGGCGGAAGCGGTTTCCAAGTTCAGGCTTCAATGGCTCCTCATTCAAAACATCCTTAGCAGCTGCGAGTGTTTCAGGAGTTGTGCTACTGCCACCAAACTTCTTCAGCTTGTAGGCATTCTTCTGTTTGAAATCCGGCGGAAGCAGAGCAGAGATATCATCAACTGCAATCGTTTCAAAGTTGATGCTCTTGATTATGCTCTCGGTGGCTGTGGCTGGTTTTTGCGCAGGCGTGAACCCAGGTCGAGGCTTCTTCGTGGTGGAAGCTCTGTTATTCGGTTGGAACTTGCGAATGTTGACCGGTGGCAAAGATGAGTTTGGCACTTTCGAGTCTTCAGTAACCATTTCCTTTAAAACAGGGAATTTGCCGGTCAGAACTCCACTCGACAGCTCAGATTGAACTCTGTCCAGTTTATCGATTATGCTTTCAGTAGACTGAGCATTCAACGTCTTCTCTGTAGTTGGAGTTTCCGAGTCGTCCGTAACTGATATGACCGTTTCCTGTGGAGCAATGGTTGTCTTCTCCACCTCCTGACTGCTTACAGTCGTTATATCCAAATCGTCACTTTCATTGCTGTTCTTGGCATCAAGCTCGGACAAGCTCTGCTTTTTCTCGTCTTGTTCAACCTGAGGGAACGGTAGGAATCGAGCACCGGAAACGCTTCTGCTCGTTTGAACCGAAGCCACCACTACCCAACTTTCCGTCGTAACATTGGAAGACGTTTCGTTTTCCACAGAACTGCTGACCGTTCGTTCAGTGGTTGAGCTTGGCTCGGCCGTCGACGACTCCGTGCTTGTAGCAGGCGTAGTTGTGGTCGTCGAAGTAGTTTCCAGTGGGATGACGCGCGTTGTTTCTGCTTCGACGTCGTCATGCGATACGGACGCAGCTGGTGGCTCGTCCTTGTCGTCTTCTTCCGAGAAAAGCAGTGTATCCACATCTTCTTCCTTCTGCTGTTCCACTTCTGCAGGAGCTGCTGGCGATGGGACAGGCTTGACCTCCGGTTTCACCGTTGTAGTAAAAGCTGGTTCATCGTCATCGTACAGGTACTCTTCGTCATAAGCTGAATCCACTTCCTTCTTATCCTGTTGTGTCGGAGCGACTGATGAAACTTCCTTCTTAGGTGCCTCAGTGATTTCCTCCTCCTCGTATTCAGCATCCTCCAACTCTTCCGATCCGGAGTTTGGCAGGAAGAAATTATCGGTCAGAATCACGGTATGATCTTCGATCTGTTCGGCATTGCTGGTCTGACTATCGTTTTCCTTTACCACGTCATAGTACTCGTTCTCGTTGATATTGTTGCCTCCCCGATCTTCATTCTCGCTGGCCTTGGCCGTGGTGCTCGTAGGGGCACTACTCGTACTGCTCACTGCAACATCCAGATCGTCGCTTCCCTTCCGCAAATTTCCCTTTTGAGACTGCGTCGGCTTGAAGTCCTTGATTTCCTGCTGGTCGTCCACAAACTCGTTCGTATCCTTGTCGTCTTCGGCGTAGTCCTCGTAGTCGTAGATCACTTCGGCCGATTTCGCCGATCCATTGTGGGTGATGTTGATGGTGGGAATCACCGGTCGGGCTGGGAGATGGATAAACCGTGACTGGGTGGATGATTTCGGAGTGGTTGTCGTCGTAGTGGTGGTGGGCTTTGGCTTTGCCGAATTTACGATCGGTCCTCCACGGGGAGCCGTAGCAGCCGCACTGTTCAGACCGATAACACGCTTCGAGTCGAAGGCCGGTCGGTGAGCATTGGGAGCAGGGGTCCTGAAATAATGGAGAACAACAAATTAATGACATTTGTTGGGTAAAACTATTTATTTGAATATGAGAGCAACACTAACtataactgagttttttttagtgTGGCACCGATTTTAGTTTTGATTGAATGTAATTGTGTTTCGTAGCAAATTTATCACATCCGTTTTCCATCATAGGATTTATGTCATACTTCAATAATAACATGATTTTTCCATTTCGGTAATCCCTTTGAAAccccaggaaatcttcctgaaatactactgaaatcccctgaaaagcCTTGAGTTGCCGTGAAACAGCTCTGAGACCTCCAGAAACTCGTTTTATATCTTTATCCACTAGACGAGGCTGATTTATCTGAAATCCCCATGGAACCTAATGCAACTTccaaaatcccttgaaacgccttgaaacttcaCATATActcctctgaaaccacctgaagatCTTCTGAAAGAACCACTTCGCAACCATCCTGAAACCTCCATAAACGCCCTTACATACcgtgaaattcattcgaattcattcCGAAGAACCACGAAAACTTCAAACGCCTTATCCTCTGACACTcccattaacccttcaggacgcacgccgttgtaaaaagtacattaGCACTAAAAAACCTCGCTagtcgtatacagcgtgagcaCGGCGTAGTCTTAAGGGCAAATTAGCGCATATTAAAGACCTTCAAACCACTCTGGAACCCATGAAACCCTCTCGAAAGGTATTGAAATCCCTCTaaacctccctgaaaccccttgaaacccattcAAACTCCTCTGAGAGCTTCCCTGAACCACTCGGAATTTCCGGAAACCTCCTGAATTCCAATGCATTGCCTTGAATCCCTCCATAACACCTTTTAAACCAACTGTCCCACACGCCTGTAAACCCTTTAGAAATCAaaatgaaacgctttgaaattgaAACCCTACTGGAACTCTCCTGAAAAACACCTGGAACCGCCTTGAAGCCATGGAAACTCCTTCGACTCTGAATTCCCCCTCTGAGAACTGTGGAAGCTTCTATTAACCTCCCATATTTACCCTTGAATTCTCTGGAATCTGCAAAAACTTCTGAGATATtttcctgaaaccacctgaaggcCTCTGAAATCGCCATGAGTTCGATTGAGACCCCCCAAAACGTATGAAATCCCTTTAAGCCCTCGGGAACATCAAGACAGTCTTTGGAAATCCAAAAACGCTTACTGAAGCATTCCTGAAGTCCCACATGGTCTCACTTTATAAGCTGTTGGACAAAACTTCTGCCAGCCTCAGCGTCTGCTCCCCATGTTAGGTGAGGCTGATAAACGTCCAAGTGTCAGTGAAGAAATCTAAGTTAGGGGGTTAGTGtcagccctgcgagccagccttaTAACCAATAAGCAGTGAAAAGTAAACAAAACAATATTACGAACTATGTAGATCCGACGGCAACGAACCACGCAACGGAAAAGGatttgtgattggaaactcggtacctgttactgtcgatctctcaacttaATCGAAAGcctcgcatactcgccgatatatcCGCTGATTTCAACTCCGTCACGACTAATGACGACCTGTTTCTTCGCTATATCGATGAAACGAAACGCTTTGTATCAGTCTGAGTAACCGACGAAAGTCGATTTTCTGCTGTCGGACATCATTTCAAGTCCTTACGCATCAGATGTTCATCGACTTGatggtggcatacgacagtatcgaccgatcAGAGC contains:
- the LOC109422687 gene encoding mucin-2 encodes the protein MGHRECKSGAYIFILLLNVGLLMQQSSAQQNNFYFAQSQGRFVPTFDNPRNGFFPSTINRNQPPDSYQEQTLFVDSSSANSRRLGSRTSLSQQQQPPPPQQGLGSDGDAVTPSYFQFTYTTPRSQDIFEISPRPFSVTPQPNAGFQYSRGSLRNDFFSSTNGLSANRNFGTGSASGSSSSSSSSTSGSNLGSSSGISSSGSSYSYRQSHRKSPFSNSAVGTSLTSNEPVSTEAPQRPLATETGGRERLSSFSSNRISRPFGSNSDDSSPPTRGFLGSTAAQQRQQQQQSSSSSSSSSSQTSAAAAASRIPPSAARNGFRSKSEELGGSGSSSSRYHQNETNGGGKDSGSSSSTSSSRYTKPTLKPSRFRSTTTNDPVTAKSTTVESVVLRNRFAGRTPAPNAHRPAFDSKRVIGLNSAAATAPRGGPIVNSAKPKPTTTTTTTTPKSSTQSRFIHLPARPVIPTINITHNGSAKSAEVIYDYEDYAEDDKDTNEFVDDQQEIKDFKPTQSQKGNLRKGSDDLDVAVSSTSSAPTSTTAKASENEDRGGNNINENEYYDVVKENDSQTSNAEQIEDHTVILTDNFFLPNSGSEELEDAEYEEEEITEAPKKEVSSVAPTQQDKKEVDSAYDEEYLYDDDEPAFTTTVKPEVKPVPSPAAPAEVEQQKEEDVDTLLFSEEDDKDEPPAASVSHDDVEAETTRVIPLETTSTTTTTPATSTESSTAEPSSTTERTVSSSVENETSSNVTTESWVVVASVQTSRSVSGARFLPFPQVEQDEKKQSLSELDAKNSNESDDLDITTVSSQEVEKTTIAPQETVISVTDDSETPTTEKTLNAQSTESIIDKLDRVQSELSSGVLTGKFPVLKEMVTEDSKVPNSSLPPVNIRKFQPNNRASTTKKPRPGFTPAQKPATATESIIKSINFETIAVDDISALLPPDFKQKNAYKLKKFGGSSTTPETLAAAKDVLNEEPLKPELGNRFRPANISRSYKSNVPVQELSSLLPKDYRLNRTEEEVKTTNNLKELISKIKVNEKPNGTLDVLKKVQKVDVSSFLPPGYKPPAESGPSTKAPKPAIIDDDVSKLLPPGYKSFKTTKKPTTTASSVIDDDISKFLPPGYKAPKEESKIVFSDDISKFLPPGYKAPKSETSTKASVSFNEDVSKFLPPGYKPPADEKVHEPEVIDPTSLLSKIQFKDVSALLPTGFNESKPQPPSPPSSTAAGNAAGSSYKVVFPSRPGTVIKKPGAGRITTPKPSHAEGPASPDILIRKGPPTRATTEFTGWPTPSTTPLSIEKLLEQQKQQELLEKLLASSTTTTTTTTTTTTTTTTPRPTEPGLCHSECDLAGTIRIVDGVKWVPELLDHNTAEWKQLAKDVEAQLNEVYSSAQNLSKWYKKVRIDSFSKGSVLVDYFVELADLTEDVNTLEIKRLFHEALTPAPLPTTTVEPSTDLDEEDGGDLQVQNKRTKENLQSAVPRVKEVFLLGRFKVDPVSTDFTVIPKQILPPVDPEEEDLLLPQWAIAGIVIGLASLLFVILFGVTVLINRQKAAKKKAPTPLTADMLNELNKNHMGGIDNYGSEDLYNLDDAWDDHGHDVKPKRFSNSMHGSSASNIYDSWRSQRHPPQPNDSYYYDDYNLKGSHYPPTGHHHHHHHRLQDAAFMLHEPPPPVMAMYPPYHHAPPPPTSHYNTNSRRYYRDYDPNF